The Tamandua tetradactyla isolate mTamTet1 chromosome 5, mTamTet1.pri, whole genome shotgun sequence genome window below encodes:
- the LOC143683152 gene encoding LOW QUALITY PROTEIN: olfactory receptor 5V1-like (The sequence of the model RefSeq protein was modified relative to this genomic sequence to represent the inferred CDS: substituted 1 base at 1 genomic stop codon) yields MEGKNQTALLEFIILGFSNLNELQFLLFTIFTLTYICTLGGNVFIILVSVADARLHTPMYYFLGNLAFLDICYTTTNVPQMMVHLLSEKKSISYGGCVAQLFAFIFFVGSECLLLAAMAYDRYIAIXKPLRYSVIMNKVLYSQLAATCWTGGFLNSMVHTVLTFRLPFCGNNQINYFFCDIPPLLILSCGNTSVNELALLSIGVFIGWTPFLCIILSYLYIISTILRIRSSEGRHKAFSTCASHLVIVLLYYGSAIFTYVRPISSYSLEKDRLISVLYSVVTPMLNPLIYTLRNKDIKAAVKTMGRKSQLPTSLF; encoded by the coding sequence ATGGAAGGAAAGAACCAAACAGCTCTGCTGGAATTCATCATCTTGGGATTCTCCAATCTAAATGAATTGCAGTTTTTACTGTTCACCATCTTCACGCTGACTTATATCTGTACTTTGGGGGGAAATGTATTCATTATTTTGGTAAGCGTGGCTGATGCACGCCTACACACCCCGATGTATTATTTTCTAGGGAACTTGGCCTTTCTTGACATCTGCTACACCACCACCAATGTCCCTCAGATGATGGTACATCTTCTGTCAGAGAAGAAAAGCATTTCTTATGGAGGATGTGTGGCTCAACTGTTtgcattcattttctttgtaggatCAGAGTGCCTTCTCTTGGCAGCAATGGCTTATGATCGTTACATTGCCATCTGAAAACCCTTAAGATACTCAGTTATTATGAACAAAGTACTGTATAGCCAGTTAGCAGCGACATGCTGGACTGGTGGCTTCCTCAATTCAATGGTGCACACAGTATTGACATTCCGCCTGCCCTTTTGTGGCAACAACCAGATTAATTATTTCTTCTGTGACATCCCCCCTTTGCTGATCTTGTCTTGTGGGAACACTTCTGTCAATGAGCTGGCATTGCTCTCCATTGGGGTCTTCATTGGTTGGACTCCTTTCCTGTGTATCATCCTTTCTTATCTTTACATAATCTCAACCATCTTGAGGATCCGCTCTTCAGAGGGGAGACACAAAGCCTTTTCTACCTGTGCTTCCCACCTGGTTATTGTCCTTCTCTATTACGGCAGCGCTATTTTCACATATGTACGTCCAATCTCATCTTACTCACTGGAGAAGGACAGATTGATCTCAGTACTGTATAGTGTTGTTACTCCCATGCTAAACCCTTTAATTTACACACTGAGGAATAAGGATATCAAAGCGGCTGTGAAAACTATGGGGAGAAAGTCACAGCTACCAACTTCCCTCTTTTGA